One segment of Candidatus Zixiibacteriota bacterium DNA contains the following:
- a CDS encoding cysteine synthase family protein: MRREDEQDMSVTPEILQAIGNTSIVQLRRVIPSGCAKILVKLEWENPTGSMKDRAAQAMIARAEEDGRLKPGYTVVEYTGGSTGISLALICVARGYRLRIVTSDAFSRDKLTQMAAFGAELTLVPSEGGLTTKKLILDMIECARQIASEPCTYWTDQLHNVDSIAGYYPLGEEIWNQTDGRIDAFVHSVGTGASSRGIAAVLKSHSPLVNVVAVEPAESAVLAGGQPGPHKIEGVGIGYTPPLWEPSLVDEIAAVSTADAKAMVRRLAREEGLFAGTSSGANVVAAIRIGERLGPEATVVTLMCDSGLKYLSTDVYSLT, from the coding sequence ATGCGCAGAGAGGACGAACAGGATATGAGCGTGACTCCCGAAATCCTGCAGGCAATCGGAAACACGTCAATTGTGCAACTCCGGCGTGTTATACCATCGGGGTGTGCTAAAATTCTCGTGAAGCTGGAGTGGGAGAATCCGACCGGCAGTATGAAAGATCGGGCGGCGCAGGCGATGATCGCGCGGGCCGAAGAGGACGGCCGCTTGAAACCCGGTTACACCGTGGTCGAGTATACAGGCGGCAGCACCGGGATATCACTCGCCCTGATATGTGTGGCAAGAGGGTATCGACTCCGGATAGTGACTTCGGACGCCTTCAGCAGGGACAAGCTGACACAGATGGCCGCATTCGGCGCGGAGTTGACACTTGTCCCGAGTGAGGGCGGATTGACCACGAAGAAACTGATCCTGGACATGATCGAGTGTGCGCGACAGATCGCTTCGGAGCCGTGCACATATTGGACAGACCAGTTGCATAATGTAGACAGTATCGCTGGTTATTATCCGTTGGGCGAGGAGATATGGAATCAGACGGACGGCCGAATCGATGCGTTCGTGCACAGTGTCGGTACGGGTGCATCGTCGCGGGGAATAGCTGCGGTGCTGAAAAGCCACAGTCCGCTCGTGAACGTGGTGGCCGTCGAGCCGGCCGAGTCGGCTGTGCTGGCGGGGGGACAGCCCGGCCCGCATAAAATCGAAGGAGTGGGGATCGGCTACACTCCCCCGCTCTGGGAGCCGAGCCTTGTGGATGAAATCGCCGCTGTGAGCACGGCGGATGCAAAAGCGATGGTGCGACGACTGGCGCGCGAGGAAGGATTGTTCGCGGGAACGTCATCGGGGGCAAATGTCGTCGCGGCCATCCGAATCGGCGAACGGCTTGGCCCTGAGGCCACAGTCGTGACGCTGATGTGCGATTCCGGGCTGAAATACCTGAGTACGGATGTATACAGTCTCACGTGA